The following coding sequences lie in one Zingiber officinale cultivar Zhangliang chromosome 2B, Zo_v1.1, whole genome shotgun sequence genomic window:
- the LOC122045616 gene encoding glucose-6-phosphate 1-dehydrogenase, chloroplastic-like has translation MALSAARCPSSSATSAAAADSLRSCGHLRPVPRRVFVGRVASASANRWKLRVTCKQDASSVPVPTAKETPSKAVENGGVSALPSQEYGHVVSPDPSDGEPTVSITVVGASGDLAKKKIFPALFALYYEDCLPKHFTIFGYARSKMTDAELRTMVSRTLTCRIDKRENCNEKMEQFLKRCFYHSGQYDLEENFAELDKKLKEHEAGRVSNRLFYLSIPPNIFIDVAKSASRSASSKNGWTRVIVEKPFGRDSESSAALTSGLKQYLDEDQIFRIDHYLGKELVENLSVLRFSNLIFEPLWSRQYIRNVQLIFSEDFGTEGRGGYFDHYGIIRDIMQNHLLQILALFAMETPVSLDAEDIRNEKVKVLRSMRPLQLEDVVIGQYKSHTKGGVTHPGYTDDKTVPKGSLTPTFAAAALFIDNPRWDGVPFLMKAGKALHTKGAEIRVQFRHVPGNLYKRSFGSDIDRATNELVIRVQPDEAIYLKINNKVPGLEMRLDRSNLNLLYSSRYSKEIPDAYERLLLDAIEGERRLFIRSDELNAAWELFTPLLKELEEKKIAPELYPYGSRGPVGAHYLAAKYNVRWGDLGASESV, from the exons ATGGCCCTTTCCGCTGCCAGATGCCCCTCTTCCTCCGCCACCTCCGCGGCGGCCGCCGATTCTCTCAGATCGTGCGGCCACCTCAGGCCAGTTCCCAGAAGGGTTTTTGTGGGACGGGTGGCCAGCGCTTCCGCGAACCGATGGAAATTAAGAGTTACCTGCAAGCAAGATG CTAGCAGCGTGCCAGTGCCTACTGCAAAAGAAACTCCCTCCAAGGCCGTAGAAAATGGTGGTGTTTCTGCTTTACCTTCACAGGAATACGGACATGTGGTGAGTCCTGATCCAAGCGATGGGGAACCAACAGTTAGTATCACCGTGGTTGGAGCATCTGGGGACCTTGCTAAAAAGAAGATATTTCCTGCTTTATTTGCACTATATTATGAAGATTGTCTGCCAAAG CACTTTACTATATTTGGTTATGCCCGAAGTAAGATGACTGATGCTGAGCTAAGAACCATGGTTAGCAGAACACTTACATGCAGAATTGATAAAAG AGAGAATTGCAATGAGAAGATGGAACAATTCCTAAAACGATGCTTCTATCATTCAGGTCAATATGACTTGGAGGAGAACTTTGCAGAACTTGACAAGAAGCTGAAAGAGCATGAG GCTGGGAGGGTATCGAACCGGCTGTTTTATTTGTCAATTCCACCAAACATATTTATAGATGTTGCAAAGTCTGCAAGCAGATCAGCTTCTTCCAAGAATGGGTGGACCAGGGTAATAGTTGAAAAACCATTTGGCCGTGACTCTGAATCATCTGCTGCTTTGACAAGTGGACTCAAACAATACCTAGATGAAGATCAAATTTTTAG GATTGATCATTACTTGGGGAAGGAACTTGTTGAGAATCTGTCTGTTCTTCGATTTTCAAATCTTATTTTTGAGCCTCTATGGTCTAGGCAATATATCAGAAATGTGCAGCTGATTTTCTCAGAGGATTTTGGTACAGAAGGACGGGGAGG GTACTTTGATCACTATGGTATTATCAGAGATATTATGCAGAATCATCTTCTCCAAATTTTAGCTTTATTTGCAATGGAAACCCCAGTTAGCTTAGATGCAGAAGACATTAGAAATGAAAAG GTGAAAGTTCTTCGTTCAATGAGGCCATTACAATTGGAAGATGTAGTGATTGGACAATACAAGAGCCACACGAAGGGTGGAGTCACACATCCTGGATACACAGACGATAAGACTGTTCCCAAGGGGAGCCTTACCCCAACATTTGCTGCAGCTGCACTTTTCATAGATAATCCAAGATGGGATGGGGTTCCCTTCCTAATGAAAGCTGGGAAAGCATTGCACACTAAGGG AGCAGAGATTAGGGTTCAGTTTCGACATGTCCCAGGCAATCTCTACAAGCGAAGTTTTGGTTCTGACATAGACCGAGCAACTAATGAACTTGTCATCAGGGTCCAGCCTGACGAGGCTATATACTTAAAGATTAATAACAAGGTTCCTGGATTGGAGATGAGATTGGACCGAAGCAATCTAAACCTTCTATACTCATCAAG GTACTCTAAAGAGATACCTGACGCATATGAGAGGTTGCTTCTTGATGCAATTGAGGGTGAACGGCGATTGTTCATCCGGTCTGATGAACTCAATGCTGCTTGGGAATTGTTCACTCCATTACTCAAAgagttggaggagaagaagatcgCCCCTGAGCTCTACCCTTATGGGAGTCGAGGACCAGTAGGTGCACACTATCTTGCTGCAAAATACAACGTTCGTTGGGGAGACCTTGGTGCTTCAGAGAGTGTGTAG